A stretch of Henckelia pumila isolate YLH828 chromosome 4, ASM3356847v2, whole genome shotgun sequence DNA encodes these proteins:
- the LOC140862291 gene encoding uncharacterized protein encodes MAPYEALYGRRCRSPVHWDEVGERILLGPELMQQTVDIVLRIRDMMRTTQSRQKSYADRRRRDLEFTLGDHVFVRVTPMKDVMCFGKRGKISPRFIGPFEILERICTLAYRVALPPSLAAVHNVFHVSMLRKYISNPSHVFDFEPLHLALDLSFEERPVQILEREERKLRTRVIPMVKVRWLNHSEEEATWEAESDMQKHYPDLFDLLKEMGWDWSMGAAKGSYSCLKVCRGVRAGFLGRYDSLRPSHVARVSGHGRPKEGSGRTPGWSFRRGSDQR; translated from the exons atggctccttatgaggctCTTTATGGGAGAAGGTGTAGATCTCCCGTGCactgggatgaggttggagagaggattCTCTTAGGGCCAGAGTTGATGCAGCAGACTGTAGATATTGTGTTAAGGATTCGAGACATGATGAGGACCACACAGAGTCGTcaaaagagttatgctgatcgaCGACGACGCGACCTTGAGTTCACCCTAGGAGACCATGTATTTGTGAGAGTCACGCCAATGAAAGACGTGATGTGTTTTGGTAAGAGAGGCAAGATCAGTCCGAGGTTTATCGGcccatttgagattttggagaggATTTGTACCTTGGCTTATCGTGTAGCGCTACCTCCTAGTCTTGCAGCggtgcacaatgtattccatgtctcaATGCTACGAAAGTATATCTCAAACCCATCACATGTTTTTGATTTTGAGCCTCTGCACTTGGCGTTAGATTTGTCGTTCGAGGAGCGACCGGTGCAAATCTTGGAACGTGAGGAGCGGAAGCTGAGGACGCGAGTTATTCCCATGGTCAAGGTCCGATGGCTAAATCACTCTGAGGAGGAGGCCACCTGGGAGGCTGAGTCCGACATGCAGAAGCATTATCCGGATCTTTTCG ACTTGTTGAAGGAAATGGGCTGGGATTGGTCTATGGGAGCGGCCAAAGGTTCTTATTCTTGTTTGAAGGTGTGCAGGGGCGTGAGAGCTGGGTTTTTGGGGAGGTATGATAGCCTTCGGCCAAGCCATGTAGCCCGTGTTTCAGGCCATGGCCGGCCCAAGGAGGGGTCTGGCAGGACTCCGGGGTGGTCCTTCCGGCGTGGCTCCGACCAAAGGTAG